The proteins below come from a single Ochotona princeps isolate mOchPri1 chromosome 6, mOchPri1.hap1, whole genome shotgun sequence genomic window:
- the LTK gene encoding leukocyte tyrosine kinase receptor isoform X5, with protein MSLSGRLLLWLGAAGAVLCFSSGSQAPFQASSPRPLFIPSAQDSRVTTRAGSLAPASLNVPGSEGPWLFSTCGASGRRGPTQAQCDGAYAGSSVAVTVGSAGPLRGVQQWWAPSPGQYLISAYGAAGGKGAKNHLSRAHGVFVSAVFSLGRGQPLYILVGQQGEDACPGGSPESQRVCLGESWAAEEQETKDGTGAVPGSRRWAGGGGGGGGGTYVFQMREGELEPLLVAAGGGGRAYLRRRDLHWPEAAPEKLENRSAAPGSGGRGGAAGGDASETDALWADGEDGVSFIHPSSELYLQPLAVMESHGEVEIRRHLNCSHCPVRDCRWQAELSLAQCLCPEGMELAVDNITCVDLPAPPGPLVLMVAVLATLTLSLLMVCGVLILGGARPGPVLASASGAHRDLPSQCHSAQTLPELCSRQDELDFLMEALIISKFSHRNIVRCVGLSLRAAPRLILLELMSGGDMKSFLRHSRPHLGQPSPLVMQDLLQLAQDIAQGCHYLEENHFIHRDIAARNCLLSCTGPSRVAKIGDFGMARDIYRASYYRKGGRALLPVKWMPPEAFLEGIFTPKTDSWSFGVLLWEIFSLGYMPYPGRTNQEVLDFVVAGGRMDPPRGCPGPVYRIMTQCWQHQPALRPSFASILERLQYCMQDPDVLNAPLPVELGPTLEEEGAPGLDPGPLGGPRPLQPRELGAENMTGWAGQPLGHWLDSGLKPLQSRGLQPHSLWNPTYGSWAPKEQEGED; from the exons ATGAGCCTGTCGGGCCGCCTGCTGCTGTGGCTCGGAGCCGCGG GCGCCGTCCTCTGTTTCAGCTCGGGGTCCCAAGCGCCTTTTCAGGCATCTTCCCCGCGGCCCCTGTTCATCCCCAGCGCCCAGGACTCCAGAGTCACCACCCGAGCTGGCAGCTTGGCGCCAGCTTCTCTGAACGTCCCAG gctccGAGGGGCCGTGGCTGTTCTCCACCTGCGGGGCCAGCGGCCGGCGCGGGCCCACACAGGCGCAATGTGACGGGGCGTACGCGGGCAGCAGCGTGGCGGTGACGGTGGGCTCCGCGGGGCCGCTGCGAGGCGTGCAGCAGTGGTGGGCACCCAGTCCTGGGCAGTATCT GATCTCCGCTTACGGAGCTGCGGGCGGCAAAGGCGCCAAGAACCACCTGTCGCGAGCCCACGGCGTCTTCGTCTCGGCCGTCTTCTCCTTGGGCCGCGGGCAGCCGCTTTACATCCTCGTGGGACAGCAGGGAGAGGACGCCTGTCCCGGA GGGAGCCCGGAGAGCCAGCGCGTCTGCCTCGGAGAGTCCTGGGCGGCTGAAGAGCAAGAGACGAAGGATGGAACCGGAGCGGTCCCGGGATCGCGGCGCTGGGctgggggcggcgggggcggcgggggcggcaccTACGTCTTCCAG ATGCGCGAGGGTGAGCTGGAGCCGCTGCTGGTGGCGGCCGGAGGCGGCGGCCGGGCCTACCTGAGGCGGCGGGACCTCCACTGGCCTGAGGCTGCCCCGGAGAAGCTGGAGAACCGCTCGGCGGCGCCCGGGAGCGGCGGCAGAGGCGGGGCGGCAG GGGGTGATGCTTCCGAGACTGATGCCCTCTGGGCCGATGGGGAAGATGGGGTGTCCTTCATACATCCCAGCAGTGAGCTCTACCTGCAGCCGCTGGCAG TCATGGAGAGCCATGGAGAGGTGGAGATCCGAAGGCacctcaactgcagccattgcccAGTGAGAGACTGCCGGTGGCAGgctgagctcagcctggcccagtgcttaTGCCCGGAGGGCATGGAGCTGGCGGTGGACAACATCACCTGTGTGG aCCTGCCAGCACCcccgggtcctctggtgctgatgGTGGCTGTGTTGGCGACCTTGACCCTGAGCCTCCTCATGGTGTGTGGGGTCCTGATTCTAG GTGGggctcggcctggcccagtcctggcctctgcctccgGGGCTCACCGAGATCTCCCCAGCCAATGTCACTCTGCTCAG ACCCTGCCGGAACTATGCTCACGTCAGGATGAACTGGATTTCCTCATGGAGGCGCTAATCATCAG CAAGTTCAGCCATCGGAACATTGTGCGCTGTGTGGGCCTCAGCCTGCGAGCTGCCCCACGCCTCATTCTGCTGGAGCTGATGTCCGGTGGTGACATGAAGAGTTTCCTGAGGCACAGCCGGCCACACCTG GGCCAGCCGTCACCTCTGGTCATGCAGGACCTGCTACAGCTGGCCCAGGACATAGCGCAGGGCTGCCACTACCTTGAGGAGAATCACTTCATCCACAG GGACATTGCTGCCCGGAATTGCCTGCTGAGCTGTACTGGGCCCAGTCGAGTGGCCAAGATTGGGGACTTCGGGATGGCAAGAGACATCTACCG GGCCAGTTATTACCGCAAAGGGGGCCGGGCCTTGCTCCCCGTCAAGTGGATGCCCCCAGAGGCCTTCTTGGAGGGCATCTTCACTCCCAAGACAGACTCCTG GTCCTTTGGGGTGCTGCTCTGGGAGATCTTCTCCCTAGGGTACATGCCCTACCCTGGGCGTACCAACCAGGAGGTGCTGGACTTCGTTGTGGCAGGAGGCCGCATGGACCCTCCCAGGGGCTGTCCGGGGCCCGT GTACCGCATCATGACCCAGTGCTGGCAGCACCAGCCTGCACTCCGCCCAAGCTTTGCCAGCATCCTGGAGCGGCTTCAGTACTGCATGCAG GACCCCGATGTGCTGAATGCACCTCTGCCCGTGGAGCTGGGGCCCACACTGGAGGAGGAAGGAGCCCCTGGGCTGGACCCCGGGCCTCTGGGGGGACCAAGACCCCTCCAACCTCGGGAACTGGGTGCCGAGAACatgacaggctgggcagggcagcctCTTGGTCACTGGCTGGACTCTGGCCTCAAACCCCTCCAATCCCGGGGCCTGCAGCCACACAGCCTTTGGAATCCCACCTATGGCTCCTGGGCCCCAAAGGAGCAGGAGGGTGAGGACTAA